One window of the Chryseotalea sp. WA131a genome contains the following:
- a CDS encoding OmpA family protein: MNLKTVVSIFLVVVIASSCIVSKKKFDDVLAQKIKAEGDLADRNKELEKANASLADLNESIKKIQQDTANLNQVYRANQKKLNNLNTEYNQLNANYKNLLTNSGKLNRDVAQQRDQLLAIQENLDKTRKKNDSLSYSLQEREKKVKELEQVLANKDKAVQNLKNKITNALLNFKENDLTVKVKNGKVYVSLSEQLLFASGSIEVDAKGVGALQQLAKALKDQKDIQMMIEGHTDNVPISKKSAYMEDNWDLSVLRATSISKILINAGISPKQITAAGKGEFSPLASNDMAQNKQKNRRTEIIVTPNLDELFKILDAN; this comes from the coding sequence ATGAATTTAAAGACAGTAGTTTCGATTTTCCTTGTAGTGGTTATAGCTAGTTCTTGTATCGTCAGCAAAAAGAAATTTGATGATGTGCTGGCACAAAAAATAAAAGCCGAAGGCGATTTGGCCGACCGCAACAAAGAATTAGAAAAAGCCAATGCCTCACTTGCCGACCTGAATGAATCCATCAAAAAGATACAACAAGATACGGCCAACCTCAATCAGGTGTACAGAGCCAACCAGAAAAAGCTGAACAACCTAAATACCGAATACAATCAATTGAATGCCAACTATAAAAATCTGCTCACCAATAGTGGCAAACTGAACCGCGATGTGGCCCAACAGCGCGACCAGTTATTGGCGATTCAAGAAAATCTAGACAAAACCCGTAAGAAAAATGATTCGCTCAGCTACAGTTTGCAAGAGCGCGAGAAAAAAGTAAAAGAACTGGAGCAAGTGCTGGCCAATAAAGATAAGGCCGTACAAAACCTAAAAAACAAAATCACCAATGCCTTATTGAACTTTAAAGAGAACGACCTGACCGTGAAAGTGAAAAACGGAAAAGTATATGTTTCGCTCTCTGAGCAATTGCTGTTTGCTTCGGGCAGCATTGAAGTAGATGCCAAAGGCGTGGGTGCCTTGCAACAATTAGCCAAGGCACTGAAAGACCAAAAAGATATTCAAATGATGATAGAAGGCCACACCGACAATGTGCCCATCTCAAAAAAATCTGCCTACATGGAAGACAATTGGGATTTGAGCGTGCTGCGCGCCACCTCCATCAGCAAAATCTTAATCAACGCGGGCATATCGCCCAAGCAAATTACCGCAGCGGGCAAAGGAGAGTTTTCACCCTTGGCTTCCAACGACATGGCACAGAACAAGCAAAAAAACCGGAGAACAGAAATCATTGTGACCCCTAATCTCGATGAGTTGTTTAAGATTTTGGATGCAAACTAG
- a CDS encoding 8-amino-7-oxononanoate synthase has translation MYLENWLEQKLSDRKEKGNYRELTISNNKIDFVSNDYLGLARSAEIHQRVLNELSSLPAPFNGSTGSRLLAGNSELAEETEYFLSRIFESDTTLLFNSGYAANTAVLSCIPQEGDIIFYDELVHACMHDGMRLSKASRVKFNHNDLQDLETKLNSSSGKRFIAVESLYSMDGNYCPLQELVRLAERFDAAIILDEAHSTGSFGKNGSGLAIEKGVAEKIPIRIYTFGKAMGAHGACVVGSHTLKNYLINFARPFIYSTAMPPHSLLAIKHAFQFLQNNIHLQKALQERINYFLIRSKKLSYQKIESTSAIQSVMLPGNKEVMALACCLDSVGIDCKGIRSPTVKAGTERLRICLHSFNTETEIDTLVETLNKF, from the coding sequence ATGTACCTAGAAAATTGGCTCGAACAAAAACTGAGCGACCGAAAAGAGAAAGGCAATTACCGCGAGCTGACGATTTCAAATAACAAAATCGATTTTGTTTCCAATGATTATTTGGGCTTAGCTCGGTCGGCAGAAATTCATCAAAGAGTTTTAAACGAGTTGAGCTCATTACCTGCGCCTTTTAATGGATCAACTGGTTCCCGATTATTGGCAGGCAACAGCGAACTGGCAGAAGAGACGGAATATTTTTTGAGCAGAATTTTTGAAAGCGATACTACGTTGCTTTTCAATTCTGGCTATGCCGCCAACACAGCTGTGCTGTCGTGCATCCCGCAAGAAGGCGATATTATTTTTTATGACGAACTCGTGCACGCATGCATGCACGATGGCATGCGGCTGAGCAAAGCCTCTCGTGTTAAGTTTAATCACAACGATTTACAGGATTTAGAAACCAAACTCAATTCTTCTTCGGGCAAAAGGTTTATTGCGGTAGAATCGCTTTACTCAATGGACGGAAATTATTGCCCCTTGCAAGAGTTGGTAAGACTGGCAGAAAGATTTGATGCCGCTATTATTTTAGACGAAGCCCACAGCACCGGCAGCTTCGGAAAAAACGGAAGTGGTTTAGCCATAGAAAAAGGTGTGGCAGAAAAAATCCCAATTCGTATTTACACCTTTGGCAAAGCCATGGGCGCGCACGGGGCATGCGTAGTTGGCTCACATACACTGAAAAATTATCTCATCAATTTCGCTCGGCCATTTATTTACTCTACCGCCATGCCACCACATAGTTTGCTTGCCATCAAGCACGCATTTCAATTTTTACAAAATAATATTCATCTTCAAAAAGCATTGCAAGAGCGAATTAACTATTTTTTAATTCGAAGCAAAAAACTTTCGTATCAAAAAATTGAAAGCACATCAGCCATTCAGTCGGTGATGTTGCCTGGCAATAAAGAAGTGATGGCCCTTGCATGCTGTTTAGATTCTGTTGGCATTGATTGCAAGGGCATCCGCTCACCAACAGTCAAAGCTGGCACCGAGCGGTTGCGCATTTGCTTGCATTCCTTCAACACGGAAACGGAAATTGATACATTAGTCGAGACTTTAAATAAATTTTGA
- a CDS encoding PIN domain-containing protein yields the protein MSKSLVVDTNIVIYALQGSPHITSLLNNQKLIISFVTEIELLSWPKATAQDERLIQEFIEACSLADYSSLLKQKVIEFRKRYKLKMADAFVAVTAVLLDIPLASSDSVFGKLTELNFIKIDV from the coding sequence ATGAGCAAAAGTTTAGTAGTAGATACCAACATTGTTATCTATGCCTTGCAAGGCTCTCCTCACATTACTTCTCTGCTCAATAATCAGAAATTGATTATTTCTTTTGTAACGGAGATAGAGTTATTATCCTGGCCAAAAGCTACTGCTCAAGATGAGCGATTGATACAGGAGTTTATTGAAGCTTGTTCGCTAGCCGACTATTCAAGTTTGTTGAAACAAAAGGTAATTGAATTTAGAAAAAGATATAAACTGAAGATGGCAGATGCCTTTGTGGCAGTAACAGCCGTTCTTTTAGACATACCCTTGGCTTCTTCTGATAGTGTGTTTGGCAAATTAACAGAACTAAATTTTATTAAAATAGACGTATGA
- the bioD gene encoding dethiobiotin synthase: MNYFVTAIGTDSGKTVVSAILCKALGADYWKPIQAGFPRDADTISKLVPNTVIHPEAYLLNTPASPHASAKIDNIVIDKSKISFPTTNNNLIIEGAGGCLVPLNDNDFVIDLAKQFGCPIILVSNLYLGSINHTLLTVNLLNQLQLPIAGIIFNGQSNPESERIILKHSRYKFIWHIKDEKEMNKEMVNFYAEKIRQKLV, encoded by the coding sequence ATGAATTATTTTGTTACTGCCATCGGCACCGACTCTGGCAAAACAGTGGTGTCAGCAATTTTGTGCAAAGCATTAGGTGCCGATTATTGGAAACCCATACAAGCAGGTTTCCCGCGCGATGCAGACACCATTTCAAAATTAGTTCCAAATACAGTCATTCATCCAGAAGCCTATCTGCTTAATACGCCCGCTTCTCCACATGCTTCTGCCAAAATCGACAATATCGTAATTGATAAATCAAAGATTAGTTTTCCAACAACAAACAACAATCTTATCATCGAAGGTGCAGGCGGTTGTTTAGTACCGCTAAACGACAATGACTTTGTGATTGATTTGGCAAAACAATTTGGGTGTCCAATTATTTTGGTTTCCAATCTTTACTTAGGCAGCATCAATCACACCTTGTTAACGGTTAATTTGTTGAATCAACTACAACTCCCAATAGCTGGCATTATTTTCAACGGCCAATCCAACCCCGAAAGCGAGCGAATCATTTTAAAACATTCTAGGTACAAATTCATTTGGCACATCAAAGACGAAAAAGAAATGAACAAAGAAATGGTGAACTTTTATGCCGAAAAAATTCGCCAAAAATTAGTATGA
- a CDS encoding SDR family oxidoreductase encodes MKNMEGMLKPDSFKGKTIIITGGGTGLGKSMGKYLLELGANLVITSRKLDVLAKTAAELEQQTGGKVLPLACDIRKYEEIEKVISETENRFGPIHGVLNNAAGNFISPTERLSHRAFDIVVDIVLKGTYYVTLAAGKNWITKKQPGVFLNIVTTYAWTGSGYVVPSACGKAGVLALTRSLAVEWAKYKIRSNAIAPGPFPTEGAWSRLLPGDLVKKFDPAERVPLKRVGEHQELANLAAYLMSDYSGYVNGEVITIDGGEWLRNGGEFSHLETIPETMWDMIEKSRGK; translated from the coding sequence ATTAAAAATATGGAAGGCATGTTGAAACCAGACTCATTCAAAGGCAAAACCATCATCATTACGGGCGGTGGCACAGGCCTCGGCAAATCGATGGGCAAATATCTGTTGGAGTTGGGCGCTAACTTGGTCATCACCAGTCGTAAATTAGATGTACTCGCCAAAACAGCAGCCGAATTGGAGCAACAAACGGGCGGCAAGGTGTTGCCGTTGGCGTGCGACATCCGCAAGTACGAAGAGATTGAAAAAGTAATCAGCGAAACAGAGAATCGTTTCGGCCCCATTCACGGTGTGCTCAACAATGCTGCGGGCAATTTTATTAGCCCTACCGAGCGGCTCTCGCACCGTGCGTTCGATATTGTGGTGGACATTGTGCTGAAAGGCACATATTATGTAACATTAGCCGCTGGTAAAAATTGGATTACCAAAAAGCAGCCGGGCGTGTTTTTAAACATTGTGACAACCTATGCATGGACAGGCTCAGGTTATGTAGTACCCTCGGCTTGCGGCAAAGCGGGTGTGTTAGCGCTCACGCGGTCGCTGGCCGTAGAGTGGGCGAAATACAAAATCAGGAGCAACGCCATCGCGCCAGGCCCCTTCCCCACAGAAGGCGCATGGAGCCGACTTTTGCCCGGTGACTTGGTAAAGAAATTCGATCCAGCGGAGCGAGTGCCGCTAAAGCGCGTGGGCGAGCATCAAGAGCTTGCAAACTTAGCTGCATACTTGATGTCAGATTATTCTGGGTACGTAAACGGTGAGGTGATCACCATTGATGGTGGCGAGTGGCTGCGAAACGGTGGCGAGTTCAGCCACCTTGAGACAATACCCGAAACCATGTGGGATATGATTGAAAAATCGAGGGGAAAATAA
- the bioA gene encoding adenosylmethionine--8-amino-7-oxononanoate transaminase produces the protein MTLQEKDKKYIWHPFTAYQEEDPLLITSAEGVYLHTHDGRKIIDAISSWWVNLHGHSNPVIAKAIAHQASKLEHVIFAGFTHEPAILLAENLLSILPKNQSKIFLSDDGSTAVEVALKMAIQYWHNQNITNKTRVIAIEGSYHGDTFGSMSVGARDIFITPFNKYLFEVDFIDFPYQEKETEVIDDFKKLVKKGDVGVFIFEPLVQGATGMRIYRAELLDELISIAHQHNVICIADEVFTGFCRTGKYFASDHLNNQPDIIALSKGVTGGILPLGVTSCSEKVEKVFQDSSSSKTFYHGHSYTGNPLACAAANASFSLLTNQDCQDRIHLISSRFINFVASIKKNISVKSVQSLGTILSIEMVTPENTAYQNPLRKEIYNYFLTKNILLRPLGNIIYVVPPYTISNLELDEVLSEIEMFIRSRA, from the coding sequence ATGACGCTACAAGAGAAAGACAAAAAATATATCTGGCATCCGTTTACTGCCTATCAAGAAGAAGATCCTTTATTGATAACTTCTGCAGAAGGTGTTTACCTTCACACCCACGATGGGAGAAAAATAATCGATGCAATTTCCTCGTGGTGGGTCAATCTTCACGGTCACAGCAACCCAGTAATTGCAAAAGCCATTGCCCACCAAGCAAGCAAGTTAGAGCATGTAATCTTTGCAGGTTTCACGCATGAGCCTGCTATTCTATTAGCTGAAAATCTATTGTCCATTCTTCCTAAAAATCAGTCGAAAATTTTTCTTTCCGATGATGGCAGTACTGCAGTAGAAGTGGCATTAAAGATGGCCATTCAATATTGGCACAATCAAAACATCACGAATAAAACAAGAGTGATCGCCATCGAAGGGTCTTATCATGGCGATACCTTTGGTTCAATGTCGGTGGGTGCGCGAGATATTTTTATCACACCATTTAACAAGTATTTATTTGAGGTAGATTTTATTGACTTCCCCTACCAAGAAAAGGAAACGGAAGTAATTGATGATTTTAAAAAACTGGTGAAGAAAGGCGATGTCGGTGTTTTTATCTTCGAGCCGCTGGTACAAGGTGCAACTGGCATGCGAATCTATCGCGCTGAATTATTGGATGAGTTGATTTCAATTGCGCATCAACACAATGTGATTTGTATTGCCGATGAAGTATTTACGGGCTTCTGCCGAACCGGAAAATATTTCGCTTCAGACCATCTCAATAACCAACCCGATATTATTGCCCTATCAAAAGGGGTAACGGGTGGCATACTTCCTTTGGGTGTTACTAGTTGCTCAGAGAAAGTTGAAAAAGTATTCCAAGATAGTTCTTCAAGCAAAACCTTTTATCATGGGCATTCATACACGGGCAATCCATTGGCATGTGCTGCCGCGAATGCTAGTTTTTCTCTTTTAACAAATCAAGACTGCCAAGATAGAATCCATTTAATCTCCTCTCGATTTATAAATTTTGTTGCTTCGATTAAAAAGAATATAAGTGTAAAATCAGTCCAAAGTCTTGGAACGATTTTGTCTATTGAAATGGTAACACCAGAAAATACTGCTTATCAGAATCCACTGCGCAAAGAAATCTACAACTACTTTCTGACAAAGAATATTTTACTTAGACCACTTGGCAACATCATCTATGTGGTACCACCTTATACTATTTCAAACTTAGAATTGGACGAAGTGCTTTCTGAGATAGAAATGTTCATTCGTTCACGCGCATAA